The genomic DNA gtatcatttagtgaaagcacaacaaaaataatattgctatccctcaaaaaaaaaaaataatgttcacaaaaagaaaagcacttcagtctgtagtaatgaggccctattctcacacagctaaacaacaatgcaaagtgaactggcattactcagagtttggtcattcaattcttattattgttatttttattcttattattattatattaactctacttttgattgaaaattgtacaaattttattaaaacgaaaatatgaagaagggttttaatataaaattactataacttgtaactataacatttatgttttatgaactacaagtcttactatccgtggatcacttaaacagaaagaatgttaataatgccatttgtggatttattgttataataaacaaatacagcacttatgtacagtatgttgtatgtatatatccgtcttgtcttatctttccattccaacaataatttacagaaaaatatggcatattttagaaatggtttgaattgcgattaattacaattaatttttaagctgtgattaactctattaaaaattttaatcgtttgacagccctaatatatatatatacatttacacTCACATTATGACACGGTTTGTGTTCAATCCTCAGTTCAAGCTCAGCTGTTGTTGAAGCTTTGGAAAGCTTAGATTTAGGTTTCAGCTCACTCTGAGAAGAGTCCCTTTCGTTCCCacaaaaacaatcacaaaaaaaaaaaattgatgtgTTCACTTCGCCCTGCTTgcctagacagcctgttccctgcagagctgccggattacaaatgttgctgttcatactacaattattgacatgcaatggtaggtCTCAATACATTTCTCTTGAAAACatggccaacactattgattgcatgggtcatcggtgattctcatgcGTGCACATGTTGTTTTTATTGGTATGATCAGCAGGCACCATTCAGTCgcgttagcttagccactccggaaccctgaaactaacaaataactaacaaactgcacggaatttgttgaaatcaactctaccTACTAATTAAGccaccgctaactcgaagattaagccgtatgtcaaaaattctgaacttcccctttgaagtCAAATACCTGCAATaacatttttcggccaccgggggcacTGCCCCCTGCCCTCCCTCAATCTCCGCCTTTGGTCGGTACGGTTGTAAATCAAGAACATCTTGCACGTGAATTTACACACTTTGCCTATTACAAAACGCTATTCAGCTTTTGGGAACAATTACAGGATAAGCTTTGCTATTTATGCATAGGTGAGCAAACCGGTCTTCAAGGGCGGCAGTGGGTCCTGgcctttgttccaaccgatccaTCACAGGCAGTTTTACCAATGAGAGGaccagggaaacaaaaagcacctgaatgcaatcaactgattgcacttgtatgaCACCAGATTGTTGAAAAgttgtcctcttgatgggttgcaacaaaaccccgcacccactgcggccctttgtggaaaggtttgcccacccctgtgttAATATGTTTAGGAAAATTATGTCCACCTATTAAGGTTATGTTTCAGTTTCATCCCTAGAGCCTGATACGCCTATTTTTTGTTTATGATTAGTGTACAGTATGTGAGCTTTTAAATGAAACACCCCATGGTCACTCTCATCCCATGAGAGTCAAAGGGCGCATCGAGTAGATGGGTGAGAACGAGGAAGCCTGAAGCTTTGTGTTATCACCTTCAAAAGAGACCGCAAGGGTACAAAGACCAGGAGATATCAGTTTACACAAAGACGACTCTCAAGGCTGAATGAAACGCATGCAAGCAACTGATTTACTATGGGCGCCTCCACCCAAATCAGCATTAAGGAGATGAGGCTGTCAAACATTGTGCGTACTTAAGCTGAGTTAACTGTTAGCATTCTGTGTGGGACTGTGGGGGTTTGATGACCCGCAAAATCTCTGCTTTGATCAAACTGAAACCAAAGCAGACATCCCAGAGGGCAACAGTGGTCCTTTTGCTGAGCTCTATTCctagaaatgctgctcctctaaACCTTGCTTGGCCCTGAAATAGAGTGACAAGCTGTCTCCATAAATACAGAAACTTATAGGGGTGACATAGTTACTTTATGAGCCTCAGTTGGCTGTCACGATGTCCTTCACCTTATGATAGACTATACTTACCTGAATATGGTAACATTAGCGTAACATTGTGGTCCCGAGACAAATTTGACTTCAGTTGTGGTTCACTTTAAAATTTAGGCttaacacacactcacacacacacacaaaataaacaacatTAGCTAGTTACTCAAAAGTTGCAGTAGTATTCATAAATAAAGGTACCACAATAATTGGATTTtgaaaaactaaaacaaaaaaacaggcaaaaaGGCTTCGGACTTTTACTTCAAGTACAAGAGGCACCCAAAGGTGGAATCGCAGGGTAAGGAAATGTAAGGCAGGTCATGGCCTCCTTGACAGGCATTGTGGCATGGAGTGATGGAAACAGGTGAGCTACGCTCTTAGATTAGCTTAAGGTCGAAGTGTGCCCCACCCAACGAGGCTTACACCGCTTCCTATCCACGACTCGAGGGAGTTATTCTTAACGAAAGATATTGTTTCACATCAAAGACTATAAAACACGTGTGCCAAACAGAAGGCAACACGATCTGTTGTCAATGTGTTAAGCGTATTCAAGTGACGTACAATGAGGTAGAATAGTGAGGGATCTGAAAGTTGTTGCCACTATGTAAAGCTGGATCTTGAGTtgctctcatgtttcatttaccTTAGTCTCATCTTTCATAACAACCCCTCAAATAAACAAGTCACACCCACTCAGATCTTTTCTCCTGACCTTCATCATTTGATAGTTCTGCACCACTCCCGAGTGCCACCAAAGTGTACTGATCAATTCTCCTAAAACAGTCTCCTGTTGCTGTGGGCTCATCTTTCTTAGGTCTTGCCGAAATCCCAGGGTGAAGCCCAAGGTCCCGCCTCGGGGGTGGAGAAGGTTTGTGCCTGCGTTTATTAACACATATGGCTTTGGGGGTCCCTCCGGGACAGAGAACCAGCTCATCGCCTTCCTTCTCAAGAGCCTCTTCTAGAGACGCAGAGTAACCGTTATTTCCATTGGTGTTGCgccccagaggtagcaaagggtGAGGCTCAGTCGCATCCTGACTAATTCCCTGCGCCACCACTTTGCAAGACCCCCTGCTGCCTTGCCTCTTCCGGAAACTCCCTTTTTGACTAGCCTCCGTTTCCAGAATTCGACGACTGAAGGAAGAATTACGATCAGGGTCCTCCAGGAAACCATGCTCGTCCTCATAAATGCTTTCTCTCACCTTACTCTTCTGCCTTACAGAGCGCTTAATAGCACAAATGAAGTCCAGAGCATTTAGGAAAAGGGATaaagctgccgcgccaagcataAAGTTCAGCATTACAGTCTTCTCAGTAGGTCTAGAGATGTAGCAGTCCACTTGGGTGGTACATGGATGATGTTGGCAAAGAAACCTCCTCGGGATGTAGAAGCCAAACATATAATAGTGAGCTGCCGCAAATCCTACCTCCAGCAATGTCCGGAACATCAACTGAAGTATGTATGCACCGTTGAAGCATTGGATTGACCCTCGCTCTACTTTTGGAATCTGTTTTCCAGAGGCATTGTCGTACAGCTCTTGCTGGATCTTGTACAACCGTTCACTTTCACCTGGATTCAAGGAGGTCATGGTTACAGTGAGGCCATTTGACACCTTATGGATCACATAGATTGTAAAGATGATGTAGGGTAGACTTAGGGTGATGAGTTGCACCAGCCAGAAGCGGAAAAGGGATACAGGGGAAAATATATCATAGCACACGTTTGCACAGCCTGGTTGAATGGTGTTGCAGACAAATCTTTCCTGTTCATCCTGGTAGAGAGGGTAACCggcaaggaggaggaggaggaggcgtAGGAAGATCATCACGACGAGCCACACTTTTCCTGAATTAGAAACAGCAGAATCACAAGCTGATCCTTTAGTTACAACCCTCAACATTGACATCGACTCACCTATCAAGGTAATACTGTGATTGACAGATATAAAGATGATTTCTGATGGACTGGATCTTGCCATGGTCGGTCTGCTCAGTCATCCAAAACCTTCCAGCCTCCCCAAGTTCTGGGTCTCTgcatttgtcacattttttcttaGACCTGCAACAAACTCAATATATCCTCTCCTTGGACAGAACGAACAGGAGATGTGCATTCATTTGCTGAAATCCAACGTGTCAGTGAAaattctcctgacctgaactccTTCTCCCAGAGTCCTCTGCAGACAACTGGCTGTCCTGAGACAACAGAAGACATAGCAAGCCCCATTGTGGATCTATTCTTAACACACATGCGAAGGCACGTCGCTGTCCTGCATTGCATTGCAGAGATATTTTGGGGTCGGAGGATGTCCTTACAGGAGGACAACAAACCTCCGAGGTTACGAGTTCTAAATTCAAACAACGTCGAGCATGTTTAAATAAAGGAAAGCACAAAAATGCAAACCCTTTGCTGCATCATCACATTAATCAAGGTTTGACAGTTAAGAAGCACAAGCAAGTACAgatatgataacaaattaaattaCAATTAAACATAACAATAATTAGGTTCCCTGCTCATACGATCTTTAAATTGATGCTAAGAGCTAATGCTGTTTTGAAGTAGACGTGAGAAAATAAACAATCCAACATAAAACGATGGCCACTCCGAGGTGTTATAGTGACACTGCCCACCTGTTCTTACAGCTGTTCCAAAAATTCCCAGTGAAAGTACGAAGAAAAAACTATGATCCTCTTTATTTCACCCAGTTCTCATCTAACAGTTTAGCGAAAACCAAAATCACAAAaacaattcatttaaaaataaatgcaattacTTTAAAGAATACATACAGTGATGGACACACTTATTGGCAAATTATAAGCAGTTTCTCCCAGAcattaatgcaattacaaatgttttcagtatgaatgtttattttttggatttgcattggaaaaacaaaaaaagctgaagagaaaagccaaaatgtatgcagttttacacagaatgcaaaaaatgggctggacaattgttggcacctcaactcaatatttggttgcacaTCCTTTAGAGGAAATAACAGAAACCAATCACTTCCTATAACCTTTTGtgaactgttccaggtctctcagatttgaagggcgccctcttgcaacagcaattttgagatctctccataggtGTTCAATGGGAATTAGATCTGGACACATCTATGGacacctcagaattctccagcgctttgtctccaaccatttcttggtgctattcgaggaatgttttgggtcattataCTGTTGGATCACCCATGAACTCTGaagcagacccagttttctgattCTACATCCTACATTGCagtccaaaacatttttaatagtctccatatttcatgactccctgcacactgtcaaggcacccagtgccagaggcagcaaaactaccccaaaacatcattggatCTGCATTATGTTTGACTataggcactgtgttcttttctttgtcgCCCTCATTCTTTTTTCTGGCACATGGCActggtctccaaccatttcttggtgctatttgaggcaTGTTTGTGGTcaataaaacattttgatatttttgtcATATATTTTGAGATTTTGTCTCCATATTttatgactccttgcacactgtcaaagCACCCTGtgccagtttatttttttagttttgtctaaaatcccagcagggccgaaaaccaaaagtggtttttgccatgtggcaaaatgtttttgccatgtggcaattttttttgccatgtggcaaaatggattttgccatgtaacaTTTAtctggggtatgtggcaaaatgcattttggtttgtgggggggtatatggcatttttggagGTATATGGCTGTTCTGCAGGCCAtacaagtcaatgccattgacggctatgcacgtccaattgtatattcattttaaatggcagaaaaacatgtgtggctgtgttttttgaccctaCACTTTAAattagagcttatcgacatTGAACTGGCACCCCaagtaagtccatgccattgacggctatgcacgtccaaattgtattttcattttaaatggcagaaaaacgtgtggctgtgttttttgaccctaCACTTTAAattagagcttatcgacattcaagTGGCACCCCaagtaagtccatgccattgacggctatgcacgtccaaattgtattttcattttaaatggcagaaaaacgtgtggctgtgttttttgaccctaCACTTTAAattagagcttatcgacatTGAACTGGCACCCCAAGTAagtctctgccattgacggctatgcacgtccaaattgtattttcattttaaatggcagaaaaacatgtgtggctgtgttttttgacgatGCACTTGACATTAcagcttatcgacattcaactgacacccaagtaaggttctgctattgacggctatgcacgtccaaatttcggTATCAGCTATCTTTCTGCACTGATGAATCTTGGGTATGCGGTCACTACGCTTGCGGTTtgaccagaggcgtagcaagggtccccgggggccccaggcaacgagcaacatggggcccttttgagtcatgtgacacacatacatactcgcgcagtataatgaacacaaagagtGCGCGCTGCATGCACGTGCGgtccatcttggccataaaagtggcgaaaactagcaCTTTACattgactcatatggatgtacttacattcgttcatggacgcacacattttaacaggtcctctgctcgaaatgcttgtgacgtaggacaataacaggactggttgctatgggaatgtacgcatacccaaggaaccttgctaaaaggagtattgaaattgctaataaaatggtttaggattattttagatgcatatatgttgtatttttcttatagagttatcaacgaggaatacaatagacccattaatagacttttttggaaaatcaTTTCTTTTTGTAGTTACGAGTAATGagttggcctgtgaaaatcaacgtaaaacaactcgtcaaggactttccagagagtttggtgagtcactctttaaacaatcatgtggtattaatagctgattggactttcttaaacatgtataatctacgtgacataGTTAGTGCTGaatgggattgataacagaatcttCCAAATCTTCCAAATGATTCCacggtattgaaacactccctacacttgtcgctgcgacagtgcagtaaagctgcgtgtgctaaaccgttggccctctgggggcccctgctggctgggggccctaggcaattgcctggtttgcctaatgggacgcgacgcctctgggttTGACCACCAGGTAATTTCAGGAGCCACGTCAACCATTACAggtaagtcttaattttaatgctggttatgtttttttatgattgtgttgtatgtttaaaaatacaatactttttacGTCTCAGTTTTCTTTTATTATCCTTTTACACAGATATTGAAACACTGTTACGCAATGTATTGATTCTAGTTTTCCGTCTGTCTAAACAACTGTAAGGCTGCCACTCCAATTTCGctgtgtttcaataccatggaatcatttggcagattatctaacaattctgttatcaatcccaatcagcactatgtcacgtagattatacatgtttaagaaagtccaatcagctattaataccacatgattgtttaaagagtagCTCACCAAACTCTCTGGAATGTCCTTGCAGAGTTGTTTTACGTTGCTTTTCACAGGCCAACTCATTACTCGTAACTACTAAAAGAAatgattttcaaaaaaagtctattaatgggtctattgtattcctcgttgaatactctataagaaaaatacaacatatatgcatctaaaatgatCCTAAactattttattagcaatttcaatactccttttagcaaggttccttgggtatgcgtacgttctcatagcaaccagtcctgttattgtcctacgtcacaagcgctgtgtattctgggagcgagaataggcgtaaggcgTGCATTACGAGCAGAGGACagccacctgttaaaatgtgtgcgtccatgaacgaatgtaagtacacCCATATGAGTCAATGTAAAGtgctagttttcgccacttttatggccaagatggacCGCACGTGCATGCAGCGCGCactctttgtgttcattatactgcgcgagtatgtatgtgtgtcacatgactcaaaagggccccatgttgctcgttgcctggggcccccggggacccttgctacgcctctggtcaAACCGCAAGCGCAGTGACCGCATACCCAAGATTCATCAGTGCAGAAAGACAGCTGACACCGAAATTTGGACGTGTTGAATATCGATAAGCTGCAATGTCAAGTGCAtcttcaaaaaacacagccacacgtttttctgccatttaaaatgaaaatacaatttggacatgcatcgccgtcaatggcagagccttacttggggtgcctgttgaatgtcgataagctctaatgtaaagtgtagggTCAAAaaaacagccacacatgtttttctgccatttaatatgaaaatacaatctggacgtgcatagccgtcaatggcatggacttgtatggcctgcaaaacagccatatacccccaaaaatgccatatacaccccgacaaaccaaaatacattttgccacataccccaaataaatgccacatggcaaaattcattttgccacatggcaaaattcattttgcaacatggcaaaaaaaattgccacatggcaaaaacattttgccacacggcaaaaaaaattaccacacggcaaaaaaaattaccacatggcaaaattgttttgccacatggcaaaaaaaatgccacatggcaaaaaaaattgccacatggcaaaaacattttgccacatggcaaaacatttttgccaaatggcaaaacatttttgccaaatggcaaaacatttttgccaaatggcaaaaaaaaatgccacatggcaaaacatttttgccacatggcaaataccacttttggttctcgctgtctctctgaATCCTcagctgttttgtgtttttccaatgcacacCCAAGAAACACATTCacactgaaaacatttgtaattgcattcatttctgtgagaaatgcagtattttctggaaaaattccaggggtgccaataattttgtccatgacTTTATATAAACGGTTCTTAAACTTGCATGGAAGGTTTATATTAAGGGACAATGCTGGAAAAGTAGAAAGACTACATTACGATCcccaaaataataatattagctTCAAACATGGTTAAAAAACATATGTTTGTTTGAATTGCATTACTATGTTAAGTGTATTTAATAAAGTTTTATCCACAGTGTTCAGCTATCGCTTCTATGCATCTCTATCTAGCCATCACTTATTATAAATAATCTAAACTCCACTATTTGACctttttccagattttttttaatatatattttttttttgatggagggTTGGTCTGAAATTATACCTtggaccagtggttcttaagtgGGGTTCGATGAAGTTTAAGAAATAAAGAGCCTTTttttgtacgctgactaaatTTAGGCAAAGTGGCATTTTGGACCAggatttggactggtttgcccttaatttacaggctttattccatttatCAAATGCAAGCCCTCCATCTAATGTGAGGCGAAAtctgtttgctcagtggaaggttgtgaCTGGCatttggtatgaggaagtagaacagacctacagacagcGTGAACTGCAaagatatatttatatattttttttaatccttcattTGTGTCATTTTACATCATTAAAATAGGgtgtgatgcaaggatgcgacaataaaatgagaatgtagacatgaaaacaaaaaaaggaatagtgtgaatttaaattaatttaatttcatttttcagcgtgaaaatcaaaagcaaaattattcatagtaaatttgaaatctggaagaaatATGAAGTAATTCACTTAGATACTAGCTTTGTTTTGAATTCGTTAAAAAATGGCTTAACTATGAAATTCCGAAGGGTAcggtgaatgcacctgtgaaactcagggggttcggtaccttatggttaagaaccactgccttGGAGCAATGTGCAAGTCTTGGTTTCATTGGCAGTCAAAATTaagaaaattgtgtttttttaattgttgacaTTTTTCTACTAGAATTTACCCACAGGGTTTCAGATGACATTGGTGTTATTTCAGATAACACATGCAAACAAAGAAGATCTGAGGAAAGATTAGTTTCGCAAACAAGAACAAATGTTTGACTGGCAAGAATGATTTCCATACTGATGATTCCAAAGACAGGCttattgaaaaataaagcaAGTGCCAATTTTACAGATGAACAAGAAAGACATCATGGTAAAACTGGGAAAAGTCAAAAGACACAGAGGTAGAATTTTTTTTGAACAGACCTATATATTTACAGTAGTAACTAAaccaaaaaatatgccatatagtAGCAAAGGCACCAAACAATCATATGCCATCAACTCTATTGCTATTGGATCATTAAAAATTAGATTGGGTTGCACAAACATACAATATAGTGGATACTAACTTGAAAGAATTTATCTTAAAATTTCAACAGCACCTTTCACACATTATGTCACAATAGTTTGTACCTAAAACATGCAATGTGTTCCATCTTCAACAGCCATTCGTGTCTCCAGCACTTTGGTTTCAATTCTTCCCTTCTGGCACCTGCTGATCAGTTGTAGAAATCATACAGACATGAATTGGTAGCTACCCGTCAAGGGTAAAACTGTACAAAACCAAAACATTGCTCATGACATTTTCTACTTCAACACCAGAAGTATAACTGTATTcagaacacattattatatacgGATGgttgagcaaaaaaaataaactatatatatttttttgccatgactcaaatttctttttacacatagcaaaaaaaatacaaaaaaaatacattttaaacctACATCCTAAGTCCAAATTTGTGTGAATTGTCAGAAAACGTGCTGCTGACTGCCCAAAATATGGAAAAATTAATGGATGTTATCAATTAGTCACATCTTTATACCAAGAGGATGTTTGAGGAAAGAATTGATTAGATTAAAATTATCAGACAATATGtacaatcaaaacaaaataagCAAGTTCGGCAATTGAGAGTAAACCACATTTTGGATGCATGTATAACAAAAAGGTTGCTACAGCAACATCAAATCTTATACTATTGGTTGTtttattaccagtgttgttttcgtcaatgatgactagaactaaaatatttcgtcgacgaacaattttttcatgacgatgacgagacgataacgagctaaaaacgtgtctccggagactaaaacataacgaaacgaatgtcaatttttgtcttgacgagacgaaaatgcaccaTAGTTTTCAACACATGTTCActatgtgtgacatttttatatGTAGTTAGtgcgtcactcatgtgacgtgctgcgccccccccaactcacgAGTGTAAtctccagtctccccattgcttgttgTGAAac from Corythoichthys intestinalis isolate RoL2023-P3 chromosome 20, ASM3026506v1, whole genome shotgun sequence includes the following:
- the gjd4 gene encoding gap junction delta-4 protein, which codes for MARSSPSEIIFISVNHSITLIGKVWLVVMIFLRLLLLLLAGYPLYQDEQERFVCNTIQPGCANVCYDIFSPVSLFRFWLVQLITLSLPYIIFTIYVIHKVSNGLTVTMTSLNPGESERLYKIQQELYDNASGKQIPKVERGSIQCFNGAYILQLMFRTLLEVGFAAAHYYMFGFYIPRRFLCQHHPCTTQVDCYISRPTEKTVMLNFMLGAAALSLFLNALDFICAIKRSVRQKSKVRESIYEDEHGFLEDPDRNSSFSRRILETEASQKGSFRKRQGSRGSCKVVAQGISQDATEPHPLLPLGRNTNGNNGYSASLEEALEKEGDELVLCPGGTPKAICVNKRRHKPSPPPRRDLGLHPGISARPKKDEPTATGDCFRRIDQYTLVALGSGAELSNDEGQEKRSEWV